From Cydia strobilella chromosome 4, ilCydStro3.1, whole genome shotgun sequence, the proteins below share one genomic window:
- the LOC134740904 gene encoding protein anon-37Cs-like, translating to MKILSKNAIPLAKSWLKTTKRCIGGSEDPPVTAPCAPDMVERGICASEPCDPASCYPEPRVVIIGAGMAGLSAAVRLTQRGINNYVILEAYERPGGRIRSVFLGDVVAELGAGYDFSHCASHPIYKMTAQENPPRPGVPATAHPRGLFHRVAAGKMDCRPVITAYYKFRQIEQEAASIFCLGGSKQHGSLVNFMSLRIQQELHEFPEDQQHDAARIMFGMSHMLTARCGYDSAMLCFDHIGCYMSMPGGAVRVPLGTLGALAPLLRIIPEGRIRYCKPVCCVYWGTAQKQGHRAVVCTPDGEEFHCDYVISTVSIGVLLANSSRLFCPQLPLSKMCTMNHIGNGIFDNIYFVYYRPFWYWHNADIDFKCCHSQLGGGNDWTRGITTIQKVPHSNYVLCIRVVGEEARMMEMLSDQDVAESITSLLRCHTGNNCIPYPMAIVRSSWASDPFFMGSYSYEKSDSCGQAQRTLSCPVPGPGESCPPIILLAGEATTPYHFGTIAGARLSGIREAERIVQLTLQFEGPPLRDLRREDVNDQAKKCKAEN from the exons ATGAAAATTCTAAGTAAAAATGCAATCCCTCTCGCAAAAAGCTGGCTAAAAACTACTAAAAGATG TATAGGGGGGTCCGAGGATCCCCCTGTGACAGCACCATGTGCTCCAGATATGGTGGAGCGAGGCATCTGTGCCTCAGAGCCGTGTGACCCGGCTTCGTGCTACCCCGAGCCGCGCGTCGTCATCATCGGAGCCGGCATGGCGGGCCTGTCTGCAGCCGTGCGCCTCACGCAGCGTGGTATCAATAACTATGTCATTCTAGAAGCCTACGAAAG GCCGGGGGGTCGAATACGTTCAGTATTTTTAGGCGACGTGGTTGCCGAGCTGGGTGCTGGCTATGATTTTTCCCATTGTGCTAGTCACCCTATTTATAAAATGACGGCACAAGAAAATCCTCCCCGTCCCGGCGTGCCTGCCACGGCACATCCGCGCGGCCTCTTTCACAGGGTAGCTGCAGGAAAAATGGATTGTAGACCAGTTATTACGGCTTACTATAAATTTCGACAGATCGAACAAGAAGCGGCTTCAATTTTCTGTTTAGGAGGGAGTAAGCAGCACGGATCTTTAGTCAATTTTATGAGTTTGAGAATCCAGCAAGAGCTGCATGAGTTTCCAGAAGATCAGCAGCACGACGCGGCTAGGATAATGTTCGGGATGTCACACATGCTGACCGCGCGCTGCGGGTACGACAGCGCCATGCTGTGTTTCGACCACATCGGCTGCTACATGTCCATGCCGGGTGGTGCCGTGCGTGTGCCCCTCGGGACTCTAGGTGCATTGGCACCGCTGCTTAGAATTATTCCTGAAGGTCGAATACGCTACTGTAAGCCCGTATGTTGTGTCTACTGGGGAACTGCTCAGAAACAAGGACATCGCGCAGTAGTGTGTACACCTGACGGTGAGGAATTCCACTGTGATTATGTCATTAGTACCGTTTCTATTGGCGTCCTTCTTGCAAACTCTTCGAGGCTATTTTGCCCGCAACTGCCGTTATCCAAAATGTGTACTATGAACCATATCGGAAATGgtatatttgataatatttactTTGTATACTATCGCCCATTTTGGTATTGGCACAATGCAGACATAGACTTCAAATGTTGTCATAGCCAGCTTGGTGGTGGAAATGATTGGACCCGTGGAATCACAACCATCCAGAAGGTACCTCACAGCAATTATGTCCTTTGCATTCGAGTGGTTGGAGAGGAAGCACGAATGATGGAGATGTTGAGTGATCAGGACGTGGCGGAGAGCATTACAAGTCTATTGCGGTGTCACACTGGTAACAATTGCATTCCGTATCCCATGGCAATCGTAAGATCAAGCTGGGCTTCAGATCCATTTTTCATGGGATCTTACTCGTATGAGAAATCGGATTCCTGCGGTCAGGCTCAGAGAACTCTCAGCTGCCCTGTCCCTGGACCGGGCGAGTCATGCCCGCCGATCATCCTGCTTGCGGGGGAAGCCACGACTCCCTATCACTTTGGTACTATAGCCGGCGCGAGACTGAGCGGCATAAGAGAAGCGGAAAGAATAGTTCAATTAACGTTGCAATTTGAAGGACCTCCTCTTCGCGATCTGCGCCGAGAAGATGTAAATGATCAAGCTAAGAAATGTAAGGCtgaaaactaa
- the LOC134740969 gene encoding venom dipeptidyl peptidase 4-like produces MVRIPMFVGLLFLGCHSSSPQEVLKTFTLEELVPFRGEFAPDRLTGDWISDKEFVHREPGQGIIKYDASTQNQSTLVDESELYKLSGYSVSKFSKDLKYLLLTSQEKKVYRYSRLAVYSVYDLENKSTQNISKGDLQVVAWGHGHSLAYVQNNNVFYVPDAARPDDVTPLTTEGKLGEVYFGVADWIYEEEVLNAAEALWFSPEGTYLAVASFNDTKVESASYPIYGNPFDMNNQYPEMVRFKYPKAGRVNPAVGLQVFKLGDPSSEAKNIPAPVDVVGLDHILGQVAWASDHNLIVLWLNRRQNIGLLVNCDLINSKCNILQEQTEPNGWIDITQPYFDSMGTKMLDIQHQYSDDRRFSHVTIFDFNTLETKDLSPGNVTVTEILGWNEEKNVVYYVAAPERLPWQRHLWSSTVSGEEVRCVSCKQSSCHVVDADFSPGARFGILSCSSSNVPPKIFLYSAQTDEFVLLKDNLRLNEKLSKYKLPMTLFNKINLEDDLTANIKLLLPPVIETGQQYPMVVRVYAGPGTARVLDNFDLEYYNMYLSANRSFISASIDVRGSKVMGVDNLFAVNNALGTVEITDTLAAIRRLEELYQFIDRRRVGVWGWSYGGFATTMMLARDDQHLLACGAAVAPVTSWLYYDSIYTERYMDTPQANRAGYHNSDLMSLSETLRGRKYLLVHGSGDDNVHYQHSLQLAKILQHSDIAFEQVSYTDENHSLRGVSRHFYHTLDRFWTRCFYS; encoded by the exons ATG GTTCGCATTCCCATGTTCGTGGGGCTCCTGTTTCTGGGATGCCACAGCTCCTCGCCGCAGGAGGTGCTCAAGACCTTCACTCTGGAGGAGCTGGTTCCCTTTCGGGGGGAGTTTGCCCCGGACAGACTTACCGGGGATTGGATCTCAG aCAAAGAATTTGTGCATAGGGAACCTGGCCAGGGCATCATTAAGTACGATGCTTCGACGCAGAATCAATCGACGCTAGTAGACGAGAGCGAATTG TATAAATTGAGCGGCTACTCAGTTTCCAAGTTTTCGAAGGacctgaaatatttattgttgacTTCCCAGGAGAAAAAG gtttaccGATATTCACGCCTCGCCGTGTACTCGGTATACGACCTCGAAAACAA GTCGACCCAAAACATAAGCAAAGGGGACCTGCAGGTGGTGGCATGGGGCCACGGCCACTCGCTCGCCTACGTTCAGAACAACAACGTGTTCTACGTGCCCGACGCCGCGCGACCCGACGACGTCACGCCGCTCACCACTGAGGGCAAGCTGGGGGAGGTCTACTTCGGCGTCGCTGACTGGATTTATgaag AGGAGGTGTTGAATGCGGCAGAGGCACTTTGGTTCTCGCCGGAAGGCACTTATCTAGCGGTAGCATCCTTTAATGACACTAAAGTGGAATCGGCTTCATATCCCATATACGGGAACCCATTTGATATGAATAACCAATACCCTGAAATGGTGCGGTTCAAATATCCAAAG GCAGGTCGCGTAAATCCCGCAGTAGGCTTACAAGTCTTCAAACTAGGAGATCCTTCCAGTGAAGCAAAGAATATTCCTGCACCAGTAGACGTTGTTGGTCTTGATCACATACTAGGACAAGTGGCTTGGGCATCCGACCACAATCTCATAGTATTGTGGCTTAACAGACGACAAAACATTGGTTTGTTGGTCAACTGCGACTTGATAAACTCCAAATGTAATATCCTTCAGGAGCAAACGGAACCTAATGGATGGATAGACATAACTCAACCCTATTTTGACAGCATGGGAACTAAAATGTTGGACATTCAGCATCAATACTCTGACGATAGAAGGTTTTCACATGTTACTATTTTTGATTTCAATACTTTAGAAACGAAAGACCTAAGTCCGGGTAACGTGACTGTAACGGAAATTTTAGGATGGAATGAAGAGAAGAATGTAGTATATTACGTTGCTGCGCCTGAGAGATTACCATGGCAAAGACATTTGTGGTCGTCGACAGTGAGTGGAGAAGAGGTGCGGTGCGTGTCGTGCAAGCAATCGTCTTGTCATGTCGTGGATGCAGATTTTTCACCAGGTGCCAGATTTGGTATCTTATCTTGTAGTTCGAGTAATGTTCctcctaaaatatttttatacagtgCACAG ACTGATGAATTTGTATTGTTGAAAGATAATTTAAGACTGAACGAGAAATTAAGCAAGTACAAGTTGCCAATGACTTTGTTTAATAAGATAAATTTGGAAGACGATTTGACGGCAAACATTAAGCTGTTGCTGCCGCCAGTGATTGAGACGGGTCAGCAGTACCCCATGGTGGTGCGAGTCTACGCCGGACCTGGGACGGCCCGAGTATTGGACAACTTCGATTtag AATACTACAATATGTACTTATCAGCGAACAGAAGTTTTATATCAGCATCTATTGATGTGAGAGGGTCTAAAGTCATGGGCGTTGATAATTTGTTCGCCGTTAATAACGCTCTTGGAACCGTGGAAATAACTGACACTCTCGCTGCCATCAG GCGTCTCGAGGAATTGTACCAGTTCATCGACCGGCGGCGCGTGGGCGTGTGGGGCTGGAGCTACGGCGGCTTCGCGACCACCATGATGCTCGCCCGCGACGACCAGCATCTGCTCGCCTGCGGAGCCGCCGTCGCGCCCGTCACCTCCTGGCTGTATTATG ACTCAATCTATACCGAGCGTTATATGGACACGCCGCAAGCCAACAGAGCGGGCTACCACAACTCCGACCTGATGTCTTTGTCGGAGACTCTGCGCGGACGAAAGTACCTGCTCGTGCACGGCAGCGGCGACGACAACGTGCACTACCAGCACAGTCTGCAGCTGGCGAAAATTCTGCAGCACTCTGACATTGCCTTTGAACAAGTT AGCTACACAGAcgagaaccactcgcttcgagGCGTGAGTCGCCACTTCTACCACACGTTGGATCGCTTCTGGACTCGGTGCTTTTACTCGtag